GACCGCCCCGGTTGCGAAATCCCCGCCATCGGTTATTATCTCCCCCTGATGGCTTTGTACGACCCACTTCATTCTCAGGATTTGCCATGAACATTCGCGAAAAAATCGATCAGTTTCTTGCCGCCGAGGCCTTCGGCGTGGTGGGGGCCTCATCCAAGCCTTACAAATACGGCAACAAGGTGCTGCGCTGCTATTTGCAGAACGGCCGTCGGGCGGTTCCCGTCAATCCCGTGGAAGCGCAAATCGAAGGTCTGGATTGCGTGGCCCGCGTCAGTGACCTGCCCGATGAAGTCACGAGCATTTCCGTCATCACGCCGCCGCAGGTCACGGACAAGGTGGTGGAGGAGGCCATCGCTCGCGGCATCCGCAACATCTGGATGCAGCCCGGCGCCGAGAGTCCGACGGCCGTCGCCCTGGCCGAGAAAGCCGGCCTCAACGTCATCGCCGACGGCAGCTGCGTGCTGGTCGTGATGGGTTATCACGATCATTGAGGTCTGCGACAGAATCCCCGGCACGGCGGCTGCTCCGAACCCGCCGGCCTTTTCAACCCAATTCACCAAGGAGGACATCCCCATGAGTCTGGTTCTGCCCGATCTGCCTTATGCCCCCAACGCCCTGGAGCCGCACATCAGCGCGCGCACCCTTGAATTTCATCACGGCAAGCATCACAAGGCCTATGTCGACAACGGCAACAAGCTGCTCGAAGGCAGCGACCTCAAGGGTCTCTCCATGGAAGAGATCATGAAGAAGACGGCCGGTGACGCGAGCAAGGCCGGAATCTTCAACAACGTGGCTCAGGTGTGGAATCACAGCTTTTACTGGAAATGCATCAAACCGGGCGGCGGCGGGCAGCCCACGGGCAAGATCGCCGAAAAGATCGCGGCGGATTTCGGCAGCTTCGACAAGTTCGTCGAGGAATTCAAGAACGCCGGCGCCACCCAGTTCGGCAGCGGCTGGGCCTGGCTGGTGCTCGACGGCGCCAAGCTCAAGGTGACCAAGACCCTCAATGCCGAAAATCCCCTCACCCAGGGGATGAAGCCGCTGCTGACCATGGATGTGTGGGAGCACGCCTATTACCTGGATTACCAGAACCGTCGCCCCGACTACATGGCCACCTTTATCGACAAGCTGATCAACTGGGAGTTCGTCAACGCCAATCTCGGCTGAGTCCCCTTTGCCGAAGGCATTTTTCGCCCCCTGGAACCGCAAAGTGTTTCAGGGGGCTTTGTCGTTTTCTCGGTGGTGGACAAGTGTCGGGGTCGCGGTTATCATGCCCCGACGCACAAGTCCTTGCGCTTCCCGATGACCGGCAGGTTTCATGAGCGAAGAGTCCATCCCCGATATTCCCAGCCGTCTGCGCGAAGGCCTGCGCGGTGGCCTGCAGACCAGCCTCAAGCTGGTCAAGTGGGTGGTGCCCCTGTATCTGGTGGTGGATCTGCTCAAGCACACGCCTGTTTTGGAGCAGATGGGCGCGCTGTTCGCGCCGTTGATGGGGCTGTTCGGGCTGCCCGGCGAGGCGGCCTTTGCCTTTGTCGCGGCCTTTCTGCTCAATCTCTACGCCGCCATTGCCATCCTCGTGCCCCTGGATCTGACCCCCTGGCAGGTTACCCAATGCGGGCTGATGATGGGGTTGGCGCACAATCTGGTGGTGGAAGGCGGCGTGCTGGGCAGCACCGGGGCGCGCGGCGGCCTGTTGACCCTCTACCGGCTGCTGATCGCCGGGGTTTGCGGCCTGACCATGGCGGGGCTGCACCGCCTGTTCGCGTCATGACGGCGCTTTTTTTCGAGAGTCTGTGGGGCGCCTGTCTGCTCGGCGTGAAGCTCACGGCCATCGTCGTGCCCTTGGTGGTGATTTTTGAGCTGCTGCGCTACTTGCCGTTTTTCCGCCGGGTGGGCGAGGGCATCGACCCCCTGATGCGCGGCATGGGGCTGTCGCGCAATGCCGCGGTGCCCCTGTTCACGGGAATTTTTCTCGGCATCGCCTATGGCGCGGGCATCATCATCCGCGTGGCGCGGGAGAAAAAACTCTCCCGGCGCGAGGTGTTCCTGATGGGGTTGTTTCTCGCCACCTGCCACGCGGTGATTGAGGACACCCTGATTTTCGTGGTGATCGGCGGAAATTTCTGGATCATGCTCGGTGTGCGCCTGGTGGTGGCGGTGATCCTGACGGCGCTGCTGGCGCGGTTGTGGCGCCCTGACCCGGCGGCGGGGTAGGCATGCGTCTGGTGCGGATTCTTTGCGGCTGGCTGTTGCTGACCCTGGGCCTGTATGTGTTCATTCTCGGCTGGCGGGATTATCATGGAGAAGCGGCGCGGATGTCGCGCCTGATGGGCGAGCGGTTGGGCATCTCGCGCCCGTTCTGGAGCCAGGCGGGGGTGCCGAAAATGGCCGGCGGCTCCACCGGCGCCGTGGTCGGGCTGGTGCTGATGCTGGGTGGGCTCTCGCCGCCGCGTCGCGAGGGCTCCTGACTGGTCAGCCCGCGCATCTCTCTGCTATATTTGCAGCAAATTGAATCGCCTTGGTCTGGGTGGCCGAGGCCCGTGGAGCAGGCATGGAAGAAGAATACGACGATCTCGACGACTACTTTGACGACGAAGAAGAGGATGATCGCCTCGAACTGGCGCAGATGGCCCTTGATCGGGGCGAAAGTGAAACCGCCCTCGATCTGGTGGAGGAATATCTGGAAGATCACCCCTTCGATGTGGACGCCCTGAATATCTGTGCCGTGGCCGCCACCAACCTGGAGGATGAAATCAAGGCCCTGGCCCTGTATCGCAAGGCCTTGCGCCTCGATCCCAAGAACGGCGCCATTCATCACAATTACGGTGTGCTGCTCGATCGCCTGGAGCGCCGCGCCGAGGCCCAGGTCCATCTGCGCAAGGCCCTGGAGTATCAACCGGACTTTCCCGAAGCCTATGTCAATCTGGGCAACGTGCTCGATGAGCTCGGCGAGACCGCCGAGGCCCTGGCCATGTACGACGAGGCCCTCAAGCGCCGCCCGGATTCGGCCGATGCCTATTTCAACAAGGGGCATGCCCTCAACCGCCTGGGCCGCTATGCCGAGGCCCTCGACTGCTTCACCGAGGCGCTGCGCATGGAACCCCACGAGCCCACCTGTCTCAACGGCGCGGGCTATGCGCTCTCCGGCCTGGGGCGCGATGAAGAGGCCCTGCTCTACTATGGCCGGGCGATCGCGCGGGATCGGGCCAACCCCCATTATTTCTTCAATCGCGGCCTTTCCTATCTGCGCCTGGGCCGCTTTACCGAGGCCCTGGCCGATTTCGATGAGGTGCTGGCGCTGGACGGTGATTTTTTCGACGCCTTGGTGGAGAAGGCCAACGTGCTTGTCGAACTCGGACGTTTCGACGAGGCGCGCGCCGTGCTGGCCGAAGCCGAGCGGCGCGAGCCGAACAGCCCCGAGCCGCCTTTTTACCTGGCGCTGCTCCATGAGCGCGAGGGCGATCACGAAGGGGCCCTGCGCGCCCTTGAAGAAAGCCTGGCGCGCGACCCCGATTCCATTCACACCTTGAACAACAAGGGCAGCGTGCTCATGGATCTGGGGCGCCTGGATGAGGCGATGGAATGCTTCGAGGCGATTCTGGAGCGCACCGACGTCTATCCGCTGGCCTATTACAACCGCGCTTGCATCTTCGCCCTGCAGGGCAGGACCGCCGATGCGGTGCGCGCCCTGAGCGAGGCCTCGCGCTTCGAGCCGCATTTTTTACAGGACGCCGCCGAGGACCCGGATTTCGAGGGTATCCGCCATCGCCCTTCCTTCCAGAAGTTGCTGCGTAAGCACGCGGCCGCCGCTTCATCGTCCTAGGGAGGAGGTCTTGACCGCGCGACTGATGATCGGCGTGATCGGCGCCGGGCAGGCCTCCGAACGGGGACGCGCCTGGGCCTATGAGGTCGGGCGGCTGCTCGCCGCGCGGGGCGCGGTGCTGGTGTGCGGCGGATTGGGCGGTGTCATGGAGGAAGCCTGTCGTGGTTGTGACGACGGCGGCGGGTTGAGTCTTGGACTTTTGCCGGGCCCTGACGCCAAGGCCGCCAATCCCTGGGTGAGTTTGCCCGTGGCAACCAACATGGGCCATGCACGTAATGTCATCATCGCCCACAGCGCTCGCGTTCTGATTGCCGTGGAGGGGGAATACGGCACCCTTTCGGAAATCGCCGTCGCCCTCAAGCTCGGACGACCGGTAATTTCCCTGGGCAGTTGGCCGCTGATTCCCGGCGTGCTCGCGGCAAGTTCGCCCCGGGAGGCGGTGGAGCTGGCTTTCCAATGTCTCGCGGTCTCCGATTGATCGGCGCCAAACCCTGAGGAGAAAATCCCCTGCCATGCCTTTGGATCTGACGCGTTCCCGGCACTTCAGCCACAGTTTTCTCGAATGGGTGCACGGCAAGGGCCGGGTTCTGATCCTCACCCATGACAATCCCGATCCCGATTCCCTCGCCTCCGCCACCGCCTTGAAGCATCTCATCCAGGTCAAGACGGGGCGCGAGCCGACGGTGGCCTTCGGCGGCATCATCGGACGCGGCGAGAACCGGCAAATGGTCAAGGAACTCGACATCAAGGCCGTGCCGCTGCATTGCCTGGATCTCAACCAGTTCAACGTGGTGTGCATGGTCGACACCCAGCCGGGCACCGGCAACAATTCCTGGCCCCTCGACCGTCCGGTGCATCTGATCGTCGATCATCACCCCGTGCGCGAAACCTCCTCTCAGTGTCGCTGGGTGGATATCCGCGAGGACTACGGCGCCTCGGCCACCATCTTGTACGAATATCTGCTGGCGCAGAAGGTGACCATCGGCACCAAGCTGGCGACCATTCTGTTCTATGCCATCAAATCCGAGACCCAGGATCTGGGCCGCGAATGGTGCAGGGCCGACCGCGAGGCCTACCTGCAATTGCTGCCGCTGGTCAACAACCACATTCTGTTCAACATCACCCAGTCCAAGGTTCCCCTGGAATATTACCGCTCCTTCAGCAAGGCCATCGGCAACGCCGTCATCGCCGACGGCGTGTTGGTGTTCAATCTCTTCGATGTTCACAATCCCGACATCGTCGCGGAAATGGCGGATTTTCTCATGCGCGCCGAGGGCATCGACGTGGTGCTGGGCATGGGCTGTTTCAAGGGCGACGCCGTTTTGTCCTTTCGCACCCTCTCGCATCTGATCAATGCCGGCGAGGTGATGCGGGACATCGTCGAGGGCCTCGGCACCGCAGGCGGCCACGGCATGATCGCAGGCGGTCAGGTGCCGGGCCTTGCGCCCGGTCGCCAGGCGCAGCTCGATCTGGCCGAGACCCTTACCCAGCGTCTGCTGCAGCGCCTGGGGCGTTGCGGTGCGCAGCGTCAGGCGCTGCTGCCGCCGGATCACGAAATTCGTCCCTTGGGCTGATCTCAAGCCTTTTCGCGGCCATTGGCGAGCGGATCAAATTGACACCTCCGGCGGGGCTGGGTTATAAGATTTGGCTTCGACGGAGGAAGTCAGAAATGATGCGCGTGTGGCTGGTCCCTGTAATGATGCTCCTGCTGGCGTTGCCGGCCGCGGCCGCCGTGGAGATTGCTCCGGAGGGCAAACGGCCGGCGGTCGTCGAGGAAGTTTACTGGCAGGACGGGACTCATTTCATCGCCATCGACGATATCCTCTCGCCCTTCGGCATCAGCGGCCGCTGGGACTCGGTGCGTCACACCTACAGCTTCGCCACGCCGCGCGGAACGGCGGTCCTCTCGCCCGGAAGCCAGTTCGTCAAGGTCGGAGGACGCTTTCTTCCCCTCGGTCAGCGGCCTCGCTTCATCGACAATCGTCTCAGGGTTCCCGAGGAGTTTGTCACCCGGCTGTTGCCCGATCTGCTCAATGCGGGTGTCTACTATCGCAATCTGTCCCCCCGCGCGGCCCTGCCCGTGGATGAGGCGACCACCCTCGACAGTCTCTTTGCCCTGCTGCTGCAAAAGGAGCAGCCCCAGGGCGGCGGCGGTTTGCGGGCGATCGCCCTGGACCCCGGCCACGGTGGCCTCGACAACGGCTCCATCGCCGCCGATGGCTCCCGCGAAAAAGATTTGGCCCTGCAAGTGGCGCGGCACCTGGAGCGGATTCTCAAAATGCGGCTCGGCATCCCCGTCTATCTGAGCCGCGACGGGGATTACGCCCTGAGCGCCCAGCAGCGCCTGGAGCCCGCCGCGCGCCCGGAAGTCGACGCGATGATCTCCCTGCATGCCCAGGCCTCCTTTCGCCCCGAACCCCGCGGCATTGCCCTGATCGTGCGGCCGCGCGAGGAATACGACGGCCTTACCGTCGAAGCCGCGCAGGGCAACAGCATGAAACTGGCCCGCCATCTGGCAGGCAGTCTCGAAAAAGCGGGTTTTCCCGTCGCCGGAATCTATCTGGCGCCCTTGCTGCCCCTGGGGCGGGGCAACCTGCCGACGGTCCTGGTGGAAATGGGCTATTTGTCCAATGCCGAGGATCTTGCGCGCCTGACGGACGGCGCGGGCCAGGAAGCCCTGGCCCAGGCGCTGTTCGGCGGGCTCAACAACTTTGCCGAAGAGCAGAAGGAAAGGATGCGTTGATGAGTACAGGCTTTTCCCGTCCGGACGGCCGACAGGCAGGCGAGCTGCGCCCGGTGACCTTCGCGCGGCGCTTCACCCGTTACGCGGAAGGTTCGGTGCTGGTTTCCTTTGGCGATACGCGCGTGCTGTGCAATGCCAGCGTCGAGGAAAGCGTGCCCTCCTTCATGCGCGGGGAGGGGCGCGGCTGGGTGACGGCCGAGTACAGCATGCTGCCGCGCGCGACCCAGACCCGCAGCCCGCGCGAGGCAACGCGCGGCAAGGTCGGCGGCCGCACTCATGAGATCCAGCGCCTCATCGGGCGTTCCCTGCGCGCGGTGGTCGATCTGGCCGCTCTCGGCGAGCGCACGGTCCAGATCGACTGCGATGTGTTGCAGGCCGACGGCGGAACCCGCACGGCGTCCATCACCGGCGCCTATGTCGCCCTGGTCGACGCGGTCAACGGGCTGCTCGATCGCGGCCTGATCGCCCGTTCGCCTCTGCGCGAAGGGGTGGCGGCGGTCAGCGTCGGCCTGGTGGAAGGCTTGCCGCTGCTTGATCTCAATTACGCGGAAGATTTTCGGGCCGCCGTCGACATGAATTTCGTCATCACCAGTTCGGGGCGTTTCGTGGAGGTGCAGGGCACCGCCGAGGAGCATCCCTTCACCCTGGCGGAACTCGATGCCCTGCGCGATCTGGCCATGAGCGGCTGTCGGGAGCTTGATCGTCTGCAGCGCCAGGCCCTGGGGATTTAAGACCATGGAGTTGGTGATCGCCACCCGCAATGCCGGCAAGTTGCGGGAAATCAGACGACTGTTCGAGGAGGTCGGCATCGCGGTGCTGGGCCTGGAGAGTTTTCCCGAACTGCCGGAGGTCGAGGAGGATGGAGAAACCTTTGCCGCCAACGCGGTGAAAAAAGCCCAGACCGTCGCACGCTTGACGGGCCGTCCCGTCCTGGCCGATGATTCGGGCCTCGAGGTCGAGGCCCTGAACGGCGCGCCGGGAGTTTACTCGGCGCGTTTTGCCGGCGCCGGGGCCGGCGATGAGGACAACAACCGCAAGCTTCTTGCCGAATTGGCGAGGATTCCGGCCGCCCACCGCCAGGCCGCCTTTCATTGCGTCATGGCCTATTGTCTGCCTGGCGGCGACTGCACCCTGTTCGACGGGCGATTGGCCGGCACCATCCTGGAGGCGCCCCGGGGCGAAAAAGGCTTTGGTTACGATCCGCTGTTTTTTTTGCCGGAATTCGGCAAAACCCTGGCCGAGCTGCCGCTGGATGTGAAAAATCGCATCAGTCATCGCGGTCAGGCGCTGCGCAAGGTTCTTGTCTTTCTGCGAGAAAAATCTCGAACCCAAGGCTGAGGCAGGTATGCAAGCCTGTGCCGGCTGGGTCGCCATGGCCAAAAAAACGGTTGAAGTCTTTAGATTTTGTGGAATAATTGCACCGAAATAGCGGCAAGCTTCACAGTTATGACTCTTTACAGGCAGTCAGTCAGCGACATGGTGTCCTGCTGACGATGTAAGTGCAACAGCTAAAATCAGGAGGAACAAGTCATGAAAAAAGTTGGAGTGGCATTGGTTGCCGGTGCGTTTCTGATGGGTCTCGCCGGTTGTTCCGCGTCTCTGACCGCTGAGGATCAGAATATGCTGCGCCAAGCCCTGTCGGCTTCCCAGGAAGCCAAGGCGTCCAGCCAGCAGGCCTCTGACGCGGCGGCTCGCGCCGAAGCGGCAGCAAATCGCGCGGAAAGCGCCGCCAGCCGGGCGGAAAATTCGGCGCAAGCAGCAGCCAACAGCGCGGCCCAGGCTGATGCCGCGGCGCAGAAGGCCACCAAGGCCTTTGAAATGACCCTGAAGAAGTAAGCCGATAAAAAAGCCCCGGAAACGGGGCTTTTTTTATGTATCAAGAACGGGGCGGCAGATGGTGCCAAGCGACGAAACCGCGCGGCCGGTGCTGGTGGTCGGTTCTACCGGCTATATCGGCGGGCGCCTGATTCCGCGCCTGCTGCGCGAAGGGCAGCGGGTGCGGGCCCTGGCCCGCAGCCTGACCAAGGTGCGGGCGCGCTCCTGGGCGGATAGTCCGGGTGTGGAACTGGTGCAAGGCGATGTGCTGGATCGTGCGTCTCTTTTGGCGGCCGCGCAAGGTTGCCGGGCGGCCTACTATCTGGTGCACTCCATGAATCCCGCGACCCGCGACTTTGCCCAAGCTGATCGCAAGGCCGCGGAAAACATGGTCGCCGCCGCCGCGCAGGCGGGGTTGGAGCGTCTCATATATCTCAGCGGCCTGGGCGAGGAAGAGGCCGGGTTGAGCAAGCATCTGCGCTCTCGCGCCGAAGTTGCCAACATCCTGCGACGCGGCACGACGCCGGTGACGGTGCTGCGCGCCGCCATGATCATCGGCTCGGGCAGCGCCTCCTTCGAGATTCTGCGCTATCTTGTCGAGCGCCTGCCCGTCATGGTCACTCCGCGCTGGGTCGATACCCCCTGTCAGCCCATCGCCGTGCGCAATGTCCTGGAATATCTCGTCGGTTGCCTGCGCGCGGAGCACACTCTCGGCGAAACCTTCGACATCGGTCAGCCCGAGGTGACGACCTACCGCAAGCTGATGGAATGCTACGCCGAGGAAGCGGGCTTGCGCCGTCGCCTGATTTTTCCCGTGCCGGTTCTCACGCCGCGCCTGAGTTCCTACTGGATTCATCTGGTGACGCCGGTTCCGGCGGCCCTGGCGCGCCCTCTGGCCGAGGGGCTGCGTAATGCCGTCATCTGCCGGGATACGCGCATACGCGAGCTCATCCCGCAGGAACTTCTCGATGCTCGCCAGGCCATACGCCTTGCCCTGCAGGATTTGCGGCGGCGCGAGGTGGAAAGCTCCTGGACCGATGCCGGAGTGTTGCCGCCGGCGGAGTGGGGCGCCGAGCACGATCCTGATTGGGCAGGCGGCACGCTCTACGAGGATCGGCGCAGTGTGCTGGTGGATGCGTCGCGGGAGCGGGTGTGGGAGGCCGTGGCCCGCCTCGGCGGGGAGACCGGCTGGTATTACGCCGATTGGCTGTGGCGTTTGCGCGGCTTTGCCGACCGGCTGGTCGGCGGAGTCGGTCTGCGCCGCGGCCGGCGCGATCCGGTGGAGATCCTGCCGGGGGATGCCTTGGATTTCTGGAGGGTCGTGGCCGTTGAGCCGGGACGCAGGCTGTTGTTGGCCGCCGAGATGAAGCTGCCGGGGCGGGCCATGCTGGAGCTCTCTTTGCACCCCGCGCCCAATGATCGCATCGAGTTGCGCCAGATCGCCCGTTTTGTACCCCGCGGGCTCGGCGGCATTCTCTACTGGTCGCTGGTCACGCCGCTGCATTCCCTGGTGTTTCGCGGCATGTTGCACGGCATTGCCCGTCAGGCTCGGGCGGGCGTCAAGCCGGTTGCCGGGGAGTGAGCCGAAGGGGGCGATCATGAAGCTTCAGCGGCTGTTTTTTCGTCAGCGTCTTCCCGTCACGCTTGATGAGTGCTGGGCGTTTTTTTCCGATCCGGCGAAACTGCGCGACATCACCCCGGCGTTTCTGGATTTCCGCGTCACCTCGCCCCTGCCGCCGCGCATGCACGCGGGCATGATCGTCAGCTATCGCATCCGTCCCGTTGCGGGGCTTTGCCTCAACTGGGTCACGGAAATCACCCAGGTGCGCGAACCCTTTTATTTCGTCGACGAGCAGCGTTTCGGCCCGTACCGCTTCTGGCATCACCAGCACCATTTCCGGTCCGTCGCGGGGGGCGTGGAAATGGATGACGAGGTGCATTACGGCCTGCCGCTGGAACTTCCCGGCTCGCTCCTGAACCGCTTTCTGGTGGCGCCGAAACTGGCGCGGATTTTTGAATACCGGCGCGCCGTGCTGGAAGAACGTTTCGGTCCTTTCGTGGTACCCGCGGAGCCTTCAATCGGCCCCGCGACCTGAATCTCCCCTCAGTCCATTTCTGTATCGAGCCGATGCCTTTCGCTTCTCAATCGAGGGAGATGCGCACCGGCATGCCGCTCTTTTTTTCCAGGGCCAGCCGGACCGCGTCGAAATCCACGCGCATGCCGTTGCCCAAGGCGGCTTTTTGCCGCAGGACTTCCGCCTGGGGATCGGCCACCACTCCCCGTTCATCGGGATGAACCTCGAGATAGAGATGCCCGCCCCGCAGGCCGACCTTGATGGGCTGATAGATGATCTCCACCGGCGTGCCCACCTGGACCCGGTAGAACAGATCACGGATGTGCTCCGGGTAGAGGCGGATGCAGCCGCTGCTGACCTCTCGGCCGACGCCGAAGGGCCTGTTCGTGCCGTGCAGACCGATGCGTTTGTCGTTGAGCCCCAACCAGTATTCCCCCAGCGGGTTGTTGGGACCGGGCGGAACCGTGGCGGGGAGGTAGGGTTTTTCGGCGCGCACCGAGGGTGGCGGCGTCCAGGTGGGGTCCTTGGCGCGATTGACGACCCGGAAGTTGCCCAGGGGAGTTTCCCGCCCCTCCCGACCGATGCCGATGGGGTAGAAACGCACGAGGGTGTCGGCGCCTTCGCGCCAGAGGTAATAGAGGCGTTTTTCCGCGAGGTTGATCACGATGCCGGGGCGCGTTTGGGGGACGATGGCGATGTGGGGCAGCACCAGTTGCGCGCCGGCGGGAGGCAGCCAGGGGTCGATGTCGGGATTTGCCTGCACCAGGGATTCATAGCCGACCCCGGCGCGCCAGGCGAGTTCAATCAGATCTTCGCCCACGCCGATGACGTAGGTGCGCGCCGAGCCGACCACGGGGGCGGGTCCCTGGCCGGTGATGAGGGATTCCTCGCGCGAACGGGGTTGCCAGGCAAAAGCGGTGCAGGCCCAGGCCAGTACGAGCGCCGCAAGGATGGTTGCGCGAAACACAGGGTGGTTGTTCAGTGATGGCATGGCTGACTCATTGGTTCAGGGTTGTTGACAACGCGCGGAGCGCAGGGATTCCAGACTGCCGACCACGACCAGGACATCCCCGGCGCGCAAAATCTCGCTGGGGGAAGGCGAGGTGATCTTTTCCTGGCCACGACGAATACCGATGATGGTGATGCCGCAGCGCCCGCGCAGATCCAGTTCGGCGAGGCTGCGACCGATCCAGGGAGATTCGGGCTCAAGGGGGACTTCTTCTATGCGAAAGGCGCCGCCGCTTTGGGCGTCCAGGGTCTCGCGCTCCTCCAGCAGGCGCGCCGCCTGCTCCAGGCTTTCGCGGGAGCCGAGCAAAACCAGGCGATCCGCCGCCATGAGAAGAAAATCCGGCCCCGGGTCGAAATGGCTGCGTCCGGCGCGATCCACCGCGATAATGCTTACCCCGGTACGGGCGCGCAGGTCAAGATCCCGGATGTGCATGCCGACGGCGCGCGCTCCGGGGCGCAGGCGCACCTCCCCCAAGGTGACCGGCCAGGGGATGCCGGCGGAAATGGTCTCGGCGGAGGTGGTGAGATAATCGACGGCCTGCTCGGCGGCATCGACGAAAGGCCAGAGCACCTTGTCGGCCCCGGCCTCGCGATACATCTTGGCTTCATCGGGGGCGTGGGCGGTGAGAACGACCTTGCCGGAGAAGCCGTGGGCGCGCAAGGCCTTAAGTAGGGTCAGATTGGCTTCGCGGCCGGGCGTGGCATTGACCACCCATTGGGTTGAATGCAGGGGCAGATGCTCGAGAATCTCCGGATCCTCGGCATCTCCGTAGCGTACCGGCAGACCCTGGCGGCGGCATTCGGAGACGATCTGCGGGTCGAAGTCGACGCCCAGCACCTTGATTTTGCGCGCCAGCAGATTGGCGGCGATATTGCGTCCGTAGCGGCCCAGTCCAAAGAGAATCACATCGGCGTCCTCACTGCGTTCGCTGCTGTCCTCGTCGCGCTCGCGATGCGGGATGCGCCGCTCGAAGATGCCGAGAAAGGGCGAGAGACGCTCATAGAGCTGATGGCTGTAGATGATCATGTAGGTGGACAAACCGATGGTGATGAGACCGACCAGGGTGACCAGGCCCATGGTCTCCTGATCGATGTGGCCGAGACTCAGGC
This portion of the Geoalkalibacter sp. genome encodes:
- a CDS encoding TIGR00725 family protein encodes the protein MTARLMIGVIGAGQASERGRAWAYEVGRLLAARGAVLVCGGLGGVMEEACRGCDDGGGLSLGLLPGPDAKAANPWVSLPVATNMGHARNVIIAHSARVLIAVEGEYGTLSEIAVALKLGRPVISLGSWPLIPGVLAASSPREAVELAFQCLAVSD
- a CDS encoding nucleoside recognition domain-containing protein, producing the protein MTALFFESLWGACLLGVKLTAIVVPLVVIFELLRYLPFFRRVGEGIDPLMRGMGLSRNAAVPLFTGIFLGIAYGAGIIIRVAREKKLSRREVFLMGLFLATCHAVIEDTLIFVVIGGNFWIMLGVRLVVAVILTALLARLWRPDPAAG
- a CDS encoding N-acetylmuramoyl-L-alanine amidase, encoding MMRVWLVPVMMLLLALPAAAAVEIAPEGKRPAVVEEVYWQDGTHFIAIDDILSPFGISGRWDSVRHTYSFATPRGTAVLSPGSQFVKVGGRFLPLGQRPRFIDNRLRVPEEFVTRLLPDLLNAGVYYRNLSPRAALPVDEATTLDSLFALLLQKEQPQGGGGLRAIALDPGHGGLDNGSIAADGSREKDLALQVARHLERILKMRLGIPVYLSRDGDYALSAQQRLEPAARPEVDAMISLHAQASFRPEPRGIALIVRPREEYDGLTVEAAQGNSMKLARHLAGSLEKAGFPVAGIYLAPLLPLGRGNLPTVLVEMGYLSNAEDLARLTDGAGQEALAQALFGGLNNFAEEQKERMR
- a CDS encoding CoA-binding protein, with the protein product MNIREKIDQFLAAEAFGVVGASSKPYKYGNKVLRCYLQNGRRAVPVNPVEAQIEGLDCVARVSDLPDEVTSISVITPPQVTDKVVEEAIARGIRNIWMQPGAESPTAVALAEKAGLNVIADGSCVLVVMGYHDH
- the rph gene encoding ribonuclease PH, translated to MSTGFSRPDGRQAGELRPVTFARRFTRYAEGSVLVSFGDTRVLCNASVEESVPSFMRGEGRGWVTAEYSMLPRATQTRSPREATRGKVGGRTHEIQRLIGRSLRAVVDLAALGERTVQIDCDVLQADGGTRTASITGAYVALVDAVNGLLDRGLIARSPLREGVAAVSVGLVEGLPLLDLNYAEDFRAAVDMNFVITSSGRFVEVQGTAEEHPFTLAELDALRDLAMSGCRELDRLQRQALGI
- a CDS encoding DHH family phosphoesterase, with product MPLDLTRSRHFSHSFLEWVHGKGRVLILTHDNPDPDSLASATALKHLIQVKTGREPTVAFGGIIGRGENRQMVKELDIKAVPLHCLDLNQFNVVCMVDTQPGTGNNSWPLDRPVHLIVDHHPVRETSSQCRWVDIREDYGASATILYEYLLAQKVTIGTKLATILFYAIKSETQDLGREWCRADREAYLQLLPLVNNHILFNITQSKVPLEYYRSFSKAIGNAVIADGVLVFNLFDVHNPDIVAEMADFLMRAEGIDVVLGMGCFKGDAVLSFRTLSHLINAGEVMRDIVEGLGTAGGHGMIAGGQVPGLAPGRQAQLDLAETLTQRLLQRLGRCGAQRQALLPPDHEIRPLG
- a CDS encoding tetratricopeptide repeat protein, producing the protein MEEEYDDLDDYFDDEEEDDRLELAQMALDRGESETALDLVEEYLEDHPFDVDALNICAVAATNLEDEIKALALYRKALRLDPKNGAIHHNYGVLLDRLERRAEAQVHLRKALEYQPDFPEAYVNLGNVLDELGETAEALAMYDEALKRRPDSADAYFNKGHALNRLGRYAEALDCFTEALRMEPHEPTCLNGAGYALSGLGRDEEALLYYGRAIARDRANPHYFFNRGLSYLRLGRFTEALADFDEVLALDGDFFDALVEKANVLVELGRFDEARAVLAEAERREPNSPEPPFYLALLHEREGDHEGALRALEESLARDPDSIHTLNNKGSVLMDLGRLDEAMECFEAILERTDVYPLAYYNRACIFALQGRTADAVRALSEASRFEPHFLQDAAEDPDFEGIRHRPSFQKLLRKHAAAASSS
- a CDS encoding SDR family oxidoreductase, with the protein product MVPSDETARPVLVVGSTGYIGGRLIPRLLREGQRVRALARSLTKVRARSWADSPGVELVQGDVLDRASLLAAAQGCRAAYYLVHSMNPATRDFAQADRKAAENMVAAAAQAGLERLIYLSGLGEEEAGLSKHLRSRAEVANILRRGTTPVTVLRAAMIIGSGSASFEILRYLVERLPVMVTPRWVDTPCQPIAVRNVLEYLVGCLRAEHTLGETFDIGQPEVTTYRKLMECYAEEAGLRRRLIFPVPVLTPRLSSYWIHLVTPVPAALARPLAEGLRNAVICRDTRIRELIPQELLDARQAIRLALQDLRRREVESSWTDAGVLPPAEWGAEHDPDWAGGTLYEDRRSVLVDASRERVWEAVARLGGETGWYYADWLWRLRGFADRLVGGVGLRRGRRDPVEILPGDALDFWRVVAVEPGRRLLLAAEMKLPGRAMLELSLHPAPNDRIELRQIARFVPRGLGGILYWSLVTPLHSLVFRGMLHGIARQARAGVKPVAGE
- a CDS encoding XTP/dITP diphosphatase, translated to MELVIATRNAGKLREIRRLFEEVGIAVLGLESFPELPEVEEDGETFAANAVKKAQTVARLTGRPVLADDSGLEVEALNGAPGVYSARFAGAGAGDEDNNRKLLAELARIPAAHRQAAFHCVMAYCLPGGDCTLFDGRLAGTILEAPRGEKGFGYDPLFFLPEFGKTLAELPLDVKNRISHRGQALRKVLVFLREKSRTQG
- a CDS encoding superoxide dismutase, with product MSLVLPDLPYAPNALEPHISARTLEFHHGKHHKAYVDNGNKLLEGSDLKGLSMEEIMKKTAGDASKAGIFNNVAQVWNHSFYWKCIKPGGGGQPTGKIAEKIAADFGSFDKFVEEFKNAGATQFGSGWAWLVLDGAKLKVTKTLNAENPLTQGMKPLLTMDVWEHAYYLDYQNRRPDYMATFIDKLINWEFVNANLG
- a CDS encoding nucleoside recognition domain-containing protein is translated as MSEESIPDIPSRLREGLRGGLQTSLKLVKWVVPLYLVVDLLKHTPVLEQMGALFAPLMGLFGLPGEAAFAFVAAFLLNLYAAIAILVPLDLTPWQVTQCGLMMGLAHNLVVEGGVLGSTGARGGLLTLYRLLIAGVCGLTMAGLHRLFAS